A region of the Bacillales bacterium genome:
CTTGAATCTATGCGAGGAAAAACCAAGCATGATCCAACCAATTCCCAACAATCCGCTTACGATCAAGTAAACCGGACCGAGCGGATAAAGAAAGAATGATGAGATTACAAGTGCTACCAAATACGTATTGATTTGCCTCTTCGTGAACGCAAAACCTGCAACGACGGGCAACATCGGAATTCCAGCTTTGCGATACTCGTCCGTTCTTTTCATGGCAAGCGCCAAAAAATGCGGCGGCTGCCAGAGAAACATGACAATGAACAACAACCAGGCAATCATGCTCAAGTTCGGATCAATCGCGGCCCAGCCGATCAAAGGAGGCAACGCTCCCGAAATTCCGCCGATGATCGTATTCAAGGAATGCGTTCTTTTCAGCCATATCGTGTAAACGACGACATAAACGAACAATCCTGCCACGCCGAACACCGCAGCGGCATAACTGCCGGTAAGCAGCAAAAAAAACACGCCGAGGGCAGATAATGTTAACCCGTACGTTATCATTTGCGAACCGCTGATGCGTCCTGTTGCAGACGGACGTTCATGGGTTCGTTCCATTACCGGGTCGATGTCGCGATCGACATAGTTGTTCAACGCACAACCGCCGGCAATGATAAAGGCTGTGCCGAGCAGCGTCCAGAAAACGACGTCGATTTGTCCGAAAAACGTCAACCCTTGAAAATGCAATGCGAGCCAAATTCCTGTAAATGTCGTAATGAGGTTGGAAAAGACAATGCCGGTTTTTGAAATCCCGACATACTCTTTCCATGACACCTTTTGTTT
Encoded here:
- the cyoE gene encoding heme o synthase: MSKSMTSMNSAKSADSAADVKQKVSWKEYVGISKTGIVFSNLITTFTGIWLALHFQGLTFFGQIDVVFWTLLGTAFIIAGGCALNNYVDRDIDPVMERTHERPSATGRISGSQMITYGLTLSALGVFFLLLTGSYAAAVFGVAGLFVYVVVYTIWLKRTHSLNTIIGGISGALPPLIGWAAIDPNLSMIAWLLFIVMFLWQPPHFLALAMKRTDEYRKAGIPMLPVVAGFAFTKRQINTYLVALVISSFFLYPLGPVYLIVSGLLGIGWIMLGFSSHRFKDDIAWAKAMFVYSLNYLTVLFVLMVAVTLF